Below is a genomic region from Flexibacter flexilis DSM 6793.
CGTTACAATACCGAAACCAAAGTGGCGTATTTTTCGGGGCCAACCACCATCACGACCGCCGAAGGCGTACTCAAATCCAACAAAGGCGAATACGACACCAACACCGAAACTGCTTCGTTTGAAGGCCGTTCCAACGTAAACACGCCCGAATACAAACTTACCAGTGATTATTCGACTTACAACAAAGCACAAGACAGAGGTTTTGCGAAAGGAAAAGTCGTGATGTTTTCTAAAAAAGACAGCATTACCATTTTTGGCGACGAGGCGATTTACTCCAAAAATAGCGGCTATTCCAAAGTATATGGCCATGTGCTGATGAAAACACCAGCCGAAAAAGATACCATGTTTCTGACAGCCGACACGCTACTTTCGGTGGGCAGCCCCGACCCCAAAACTGGTCGCGCAAAACCAAGTAAATTATTGGCTTACAACCATGTACGAATTTTCAAATCTGACATTCAGGCCATTTGCGATTCGTTGGTATATAATTTTGCCGACTCAACTATTTATTTTTATCAAGACCCCGTCCTTTGGAACGCGGGCAGCCAACTAACTGCCGATTCGGTTTGGCTTTTGCAAAAAAACAACACGCCCGACAAAATGTATATGCGCGGCAACGCCTTCATTATCAGCCGCGACAGCCTCAAAAACTTTAACCAAGTAAAAGGCAAAAATATGTTGGCGTTTTTTAATAAAAACCAAATTCAGCGCATCAACGTAAACGGCAACGGCCAAAGTATTTACTTTGCACTCGAAGGCGACACGGCACTGACGGGCATGAACCGCGTGAATTGCAGCAACATGATTGTTCGGTTTAAAGAAAAAAACAAACTCAATAATATCACTTTCCTCACCAAACCCGACGCAGCTTTCATTCCGCCGCACGAGTTGCAAGAACCCGAAAAACGCTTCAAGGGATTCAAGTGGCGCGTAGAAGAACGCCCAACCAAAAAGAGCGTAACGGGAGTGTATTACACGCCAGAACCCGAACCAAAAAAGCAAAGCAAAAAAACTGCGGCAAGCAGCAATTCGGGCAAAAGCAATTCCAAATCAACGAAGACCAAAACAAAGAAAAAATAGTGTTATCTAACCGCCAGCTTTTTTTACAAAATTTAGCACAAACTACTGATTTTCCGTTACTTATCGAGATAGAACGCGCCGAAGGCGTTTATATGTACGCACCCGACGGAAAACGCTATACCGACCTAATTTCGGGCATCGGGGTAAGCAACGTAGGCCACCGACACCCGCGCGTAATCGAGGCGATTCATGCCCAAACAGACCGCTATTTGCACTTGATGGTGTACGGCGAATATGTACAGTCGCCGCAAACGCAATTGGCCGCTGCCTTGGTGCAGACTTTGCCGCCCAATCTGGACAATGTGTATTTGGTCAATTCGGGAAGCGAAGCCGTAGAAGGCGCGATTAAATTGGCCAAACGCTACACTGGCCGCAGGCGTTTTTTGAGTGCCGTCAATGCCTATCACGGTTCGTCGCATGGCGCACTTTCGGCAGGTGGCAACGAGATTTTCAAACAAAATTACCGCCCTCTGCTACCCGAAATGTATAATATTCGATTTGGAGAAATGGCAGATTTAGAACAGATTAGCACCGAAACAGCCGCCGTAATACTGGAAACCGTGCAAGGCGAAGCAGGCGTACGCGTGGCAAGTGCCGAATACATGCAGGCTTTGCGCGAGCGTTGCACACGAACGGGTACGCTCTTGATTTTGGACGAAATACAAGCAGGTTTCGGACGTACGGGCAAGTTTTGGGGATTTGAACATTACGGCATTGCGCCCGACATTTTGGTTTGCGCCAAAGGCATGGGCGGCGGTATGCCGATTGGGGCGTTTATTTCTTCTCAAAAAATAATGGGGAGTTTTAAAAACAACCCACTTTTAGGACATATCACGACTTTTGGCGGCCACCCCGTGAGTGCGGCGGCTTCGTTGGCTACGCTGCAAGTACTTCAAAATGAGAACTTAGTGGCAGACGTAGAACGCAAAGCCAATTTATTCAAAGAATATTTACAACACTCCGCCATACACCAAATCCGCAACAAAGGACTAATGATGGCCGTAGAAATGCAGTCGTTCGAGGTGCTCAAAGCTGTGATAGACCGCGCCATTGAGTTGGGTGTCATTACGGACTGGTTTTTGTTTTGTGATAATTCGATGCGCATTGCGCCGCCACTTACCATCACCGACGAGCAAATTCGCGAGTCTTGCGAAGTGATTTTGCAAGCAATCCGCGAAATTTGCGAGTAACCAAAGTAGTTCATTTTTAATAAAAATAAACCTCGCCGCCTGATTGCTTATAACCCAGAATCAGGCGGCGAGGTTTATTTTAGTTTATTGCTGCACCATCAATTTTTGGGTAGTGCTTCCCTTATCCGTCTGAATGCGAACCAAATACATACCTGCGGGCATATCCTTGAGCGAAATAGAGAGGCGATTATCGCCTTGATGTGCATGATGTAAATACTCTTTTCCAAGCATATCCAAAATACGAATGTCTGCCTCTTGCGTGGCTACTGGAAGTTCTAAGGAAAAAGCCTGTTTGGCGGGATTGGGGTACAGATTCACTGCAATAGAGGAATATTTCGGACTGCGAATACCTGTCGGAAGCATTGGCTCATAAGCGGCATAATACACATTATCATTCGCTTTTATAAATAGTAAACTATCATTGGACATGGCCTTTTGCAACTGTAGAACAAGAGGAAAATCTGCCACAAAAACAGCCGCATTTATGTCTCCTTCGTAGCGATAGATTTTGCCATAGCCCTGCCAATAGTCACTACGTGCAATAAAATACATTTGTTCTCCTATGTTAAATGCACCACCTTGGTGCAAATAAGCAGGGAAAGTTTTCTTTGTCCAAGTAAGGCCATTATCAACTGAATGGAAATAGGTGCTGTCGTAATTTAAAGCAACAAACACCTCATTCCCATGATGCGCTGGGCCTGCTTGACTAAATTCTGCTACATTGTTCGTGAAATTACATTTAATCCATGTCTCGGCATTGTCTGTACTGCGATATAAATCCCAGCCTCTGTACTGGTACAAGATATTATTGACCAAAAACAAGTAATTACCACCATAGTCAGTAGTAGGTTTGCCTGTATTTTTCAGCGTCCAACTATAGCCACCATCTTCACTGCGATAAACCAAGCCACCCAAACCCAATGAAATAAAAACATAAGGGTCTTTTTGTACAATGCCATAACTTGTCTGATTAGGAGGCAAACTCAGATTGTCTGTATCCCAAGCCAAACCATTGGCGTAGCCATGTTTCAGCAATTTATCATAAGCCAAAATATTGTCATTGTCTTGCAAATGATAACTACTGTAGTAGTTCCAATCGGCTTCTAAAATAAAAGAAGAACTTTGTAGATTATCTTCCGAAAGTGCATACAGACTTTTGGAGTTATCTGTTCTGCTAAATAATACCTTATTCTCCTGAACATCTAATAATGTAATTCGGTCATCTGCACTATTAATGCCATTGTTACGCGCTTCCCAAAACAATGTTTGTGGGTCATAACGAAACAAGCCTCTGGAAGTGCTTGCCCAAATCGTATCCTGCTGAAATACCAGGCCTGAGATATTGCCTAATGTGTAAGGTTGCCATGCCCCCACTTTTTCCCAAGCCAAGCCATTGAGTTTATAGACCCCATCTTGGCCTGTAAGGTAAAGAGTATTTTGGTGTGCATAAAGTTTAGATTCACCATTAAGTGATTTTTTATGCAGCCCTGCCCCTATCACTTGGGTGGTGGTATCTGGCAAGACGCGTCGCAAGATGGTGAGAGAATCCGCTAATTGATTAATGGTATAAAGCTCATTATTTAGTATTTCAAAATTAGATACGCTTCCCATACAAACCCTTAACCAGTTATGTCCATTATCTATGGATTTAACTAAACGATAACCATAAAAACCTGAATTTTCTGGTTTTGCGTAACTTAAATATAAAGCATTGCCTGTGCTTTTTCCACTATAAGGCGATTTTATTTTAATATTATCAGGGGCATTGAAAGTGATTGGTTTAAACTGCCATGTAATAGTATCTGCTTTTAGTATAAAAAGACTATCCTGATGTAGTGTCCCCATTTCACCAATTGCTAAAACTGAATCTTGATGTAACAAAAAGACATCTGCCCAATTCCTTATATTATTAATATTAGGAGTCATTGGGATGAGTGTATCTGTCCAAGATTCTGTCGTATAATCTTTTAGTTTTATTTGGTTGCCTCCGACCCAAACCAATCGCCCTCCTACTTGTTTCAGATAGCGCGCAGGATAAAAATATCCATATAGGGGATCATAACTACTCCAAGTATTTGCCTGATTAGCGGAAATATAATTAGAATCATTAGCGTAAGCATACATATTGCCTTTGTATATAGCCCCAAGTGCTACATATCCTCCAATAGAAGGTGTTTTTATTTTTTGCCAATCGCCCATTTGTAATGGTTGCGCTTGCACAACTGATAAGTGACAGAACAAAAGGCATAGAATAGCGGTTTTTAAAAGGTTTTTCATGTGGGAATTAGATAGGGGTTAAATAAAAATTGTTTGGCAAATTGCGTTTATTTTACAATCACCTCAAAACTATTTTATGTTTTTTAACGCTTTTTAGCAGTTTTTAACATTTCCTAAAGTAAAACTTTTTGCAATGTATTTCTTTTCTCAGCCACTTCTTTCAAACAAAAAACCCTGATAAATGCTTGACACTTATCAGGGTTAAATATCTTTTACTTTTCTGCGCGGGCTACTGTTTGGGCATTATTGGAATGTACGGGTTCGCGCAATGTCATCGGCCTGAGCAAACCTTCTTGCGCTACGGTAGCCACCAACTCTCCCGCCCTGCTGAATATATGACCCGAAGCGAAGCCACGCGCCCCAGCCGCAGCAGGCGAAACCATATCGAACAAAAGCCAATCCGTCAGGTCTG
It encodes:
- a CDS encoding aspartate aminotransferase family protein, which encodes MLSNRQLFLQNLAQTTDFPLLIEIERAEGVYMYAPDGKRYTDLISGIGVSNVGHRHPRVIEAIHAQTDRYLHLMVYGEYVQSPQTQLAAALVQTLPPNLDNVYLVNSGSEAVEGAIKLAKRYTGRRRFLSAVNAYHGSSHGALSAGGNEIFKQNYRPLLPEMYNIRFGEMADLEQISTETAAVILETVQGEAGVRVASAEYMQALRERCTRTGTLLILDEIQAGFGRTGKFWGFEHYGIAPDILVCAKGMGGGMPIGAFISSQKIMGSFKNNPLLGHITTFGGHPVSAAASLATLQVLQNENLVADVERKANLFKEYLQHSAIHQIRNKGLMMAVEMQSFEVLKAVIDRAIELGVITDWFLFCDNSMRIAPPLTITDEQIRESCEVILQAIREICE
- a CDS encoding OstA-like protein, whose protein sequence is MRNKLIVLLLWLGSLPTALYAQQTGIKSESLEGFKIRGEDVRQFRGNVQVNQPGKMLYCDLLNSFVQSKKFEAFGNVRIVQDDGSTATSDTLHFFESNQLAKLRGNVTLNDKGKILTTRSLDYHMNEGSAYYYSGGKIVDGKNTLTSTIGEYNRNSKTMIFKKKVRLVSENYTLETDTLRYNTETKVAYFSGPTTITTAEGVLKSNKGEYDTNTETASFEGRSNVNTPEYKLTSDYSTYNKAQDRGFAKGKVVMFSKKDSITIFGDEAIYSKNSGYSKVYGHVLMKTPAEKDTMFLTADTLLSVGSPDPKTGRAKPSKLLAYNHVRIFKSDIQAICDSLVYNFADSTIYFYQDPVLWNAGSQLTADSVWLLQKNNTPDKMYMRGNAFIISRDSLKNFNQVKGKNMLAFFNKNQIQRINVNGNGQSIYFALEGDTALTGMNRVNCSNMIVRFKEKNKLNNITFLTKPDAAFIPPHELQEPEKRFKGFKWRVEERPTKKSVTGVYYTPEPEPKKQSKKTAASSNSGKSNSKSTKTKTKKK
- a CDS encoding T9SS type A sorting domain-containing protein; translated protein: MKNLLKTAILCLLFCHLSVVQAQPLQMGDWQKIKTPSIGGYVALGAIYKGNMYAYANDSNYISANQANTWSSYDPLYGYFYPARYLKQVGGRLVWVGGNQIKLKDYTTESWTDTLIPMTPNINNIRNWADVFLLHQDSVLAIGEMGTLHQDSLFILKADTITWQFKPITFNAPDNIKIKSPYSGKSTGNALYLSYAKPENSGFYGYRLVKSIDNGHNWLRVCMGSVSNFEILNNELYTINQLADSLTILRRVLPDTTTQVIGAGLHKKSLNGESKLYAHQNTLYLTGQDGVYKLNGLAWEKVGAWQPYTLGNISGLVFQQDTIWASTSRGLFRYDPQTLFWEARNNGINSADDRITLLDVQENKVLFSRTDNSKSLYALSEDNLQSSSFILEADWNYYSSYHLQDNDNILAYDKLLKHGYANGLAWDTDNLSLPPNQTSYGIVQKDPYVFISLGLGGLVYRSEDGGYSWTLKNTGKPTTDYGGNYLFLVNNILYQYRGWDLYRSTDNAETWIKCNFTNNVAEFSQAGPAHHGNEVFVALNYDSTYFHSVDNGLTWTKKTFPAYLHQGGAFNIGEQMYFIARSDYWQGYGKIYRYEGDINAAVFVADFPLVLQLQKAMSNDSLLFIKANDNVYYAAYEPMLPTGIRSPKYSSIAVNLYPNPAKQAFSLELPVATQEADIRILDMLGKEYLHHAHQGDNRLSISLKDMPAGMYLVRIQTDKGSTTQKLMVQQ